The following proteins are co-located in the Paralichthys olivaceus isolate ysfri-2021 chromosome 10, ASM2471397v2, whole genome shotgun sequence genome:
- the caska gene encoding peripheral plasma membrane protein CASK isoform X24, giving the protein MADDDILFEDVYELCEVIGKGPFSVVRRCINRETGQQFAVKIVDVAEFTSSPGLSTEDLKREASICHMLKHPHIVELLETYSSDGMLYMVFEFMDGADLCFEIVKRADAGFVYSEAVASHYMRQILEALRYCHDNNVIHRDVKPHCVLLASKENSAPVKLGGFGVAIQLGESGLVAGGRVGTPHFMAPEVVKREPYGKPVDVWGCGVILFILLSGCLPFYGTKERLFEAICKGKYKMNPRQWIQISESAKDLVRRMLMLDPAERITVYEALNHPWLKERDRYAYKIHLPETVEQLRKFNARRKLKGAVLAAVSSHKFNSFYGDPPEELHDFSSDPTSSGAVSQVLDSLEEIHGLTDCSEKDLDFLHSVFQDQHLHTLLDLYDKINTRSSPQIRNPVSDGVQRAKESSSQDEASGALKHLEYVLEEISCYSENHEAKELRRILTQPHFMALLQAHDVVAHEVYSDEALRVTPPPTSPYLNGESPESTNGDMDLENVTRVRLVQFQKNTDEPMGITLKMNDSNHCIVARIMHGGMIHRQGTLHIGDEIREINSISVANQTVEQLQRMLREMRGSITFKIVPSYRTQGSSCEDLPSTIQPKGRQIYVRAQFEYDPSKDELIPCKEAGIRFQVGDIIQIISKDDHNWWQGKLENMKNSTAGLIPSPELQEWRVACIAMEKTKQEQQASCTWFGKKKKQYKDKYLAKHNAVFDQLDLVTYEEVVKLPAFKRKTLVLLGAHGVGRRHIKNTLITKHPDRFAYPIPHTTRPPKKDEENGKNYYFVSHDQMMQDISNNEYLEYGSHEDAMYGTRLETIRKIHQQGHVAILDVEPQALKVLRTAEFAPYVVFIAAPTITPGINEDESLQRLQKESEILQKTYAHYFDQTIINNEIDETIRHLEDAIDVVCTTSQWVPVSWVY; this is encoded by the exons gGGGCCCTTCAGCGTGGTGCGGAGATGCATCAACAGGGAGACGGGGCAGCAGTTCGCTGTCAAGATCGTGGACGTGGCCGAGTTCACCTCAAGTCCCGGACTCAGCACAGAGG atctgAAGAGGGAGGCGAGTATCTGCCACATGCTGAAACACCCCCACatcgtggagctgctggagacgTACAGCTCCGATGGGATGCTCTACATGGTGTTTGAGTT TATGGACGGAGCAGACCTGTGTTTTGAGATCGTGAAGCGGGCGGATGCTGGTTTCGTGTACAGTGAAGCGGTGGCCAG tcaCTACATGAGACAGATCCTCGAGGCGCTACGCTACTGCCACGACAACAACGTCATCCACCGAGACGTCAAG CCTCACTGCGTGCTGCTGGCGTCCAAAGAGAACTCGGCTCCTGTGAAGCTCGGTGGGTTCGGAGTCGCCATCCAGCTCGGAGAGTCGGGACTGGTGGCTGGAG GTCGAGTCGGCACTCCTCACTTCATGGCCCCGGAGGTGGTGAAGCGGGAGCCTTACGGTAAACCTGTGGACGTGTGGGGCTGTGGcgtcatcctcttcatcctcctgtcAGGGTGTCTTCCATTCTATGGCACCAAGGAGCGTCTGTTCGAAGCCATTTGTAAAGGCAAATACAAG ATGAATCCTCGTCAGTGGATTCAAATCTCAGAGAGCGCCAAGGATCTGGTGAGACGCATGCTGATGCTGGACCCTGCAGAGAGGATCACCGTCTACGAGGCTCTTAACCACCCCTGGCTCAAG GAGAGGGACCGGTACGCCTACAAAATCCACCTGCCAGAGACCGTGGAGCAGCTGAGAAAGTTCAATGCCCGCAGAAAGCTAAAG GGGGCGGTGCTGGCCGCAGTGTCCAGTCACAAGTTTAACTCCTTCTATGGGGACCCTCCAGAGGAACTCCATGATTTCTCCAGTGACCCCACCTCctcag gggCTGTGTCTCAGGTGCTGGACAGTTTAGAGGAGATCCATGGTCTGACCGACTGCAGTGAAAAGGATCTGGATTTCCTTCACAGTGTTTTTCAGGACCAGCATCTTCACACTCTGCTCGAT CTGTACGATAAAATCAACACCAGGTCGTCTCCGCAGATCAGGAACCCTGTGAGTGACGGTGTGCAGAGAGCCAAAGAG AGTTCATCCCAAGACGAAGCAAGTGGAGCTTTGAAACATCTGGAATAT GTACTGGAAGAAATCTCCTGCTACTCAGAGAACCACGAAGCTAAAGAACTCAGACGGATACTGACGCAGCCGCACTTCATG GCGCTGCTGCAGGCCCACGACGTGGTGGCCCACGAGGTTTACAGTGACGAGGCTCTGAGGGTGACCCCGCCGCCCACCTCGCCCTACCTGAACGGAGAATCTCCAGAGAGCACCAACGGAGACATGGACCTGGAGAACGTCACAAGAGTCCGTCTGGTCCAGTTCCAGAAGAACACGGACGAGCCAATG GGAATCACGCTGAAGATGAACGACTCCAACCACTGCATCGTCGCCAGGATAATGCACGGGGGGATGATCCACAGACAAG gaacTCTGCACATAGGAGACGAGATCAGGGAGATCAACAGCATCAGTGTGGCCAATCAGACggtggagcagctgcagaggatgCTG agggagatgagaggCAGCATCACCTTTAAAATCGTGCCAAGTTACCGGACGCAGGGATCCTCGTGTGAG GACCTGCCGTCCACCATCCAGCCCAAAGGTCGACAG ATCTACGTGAGGGCCCAGTTTGAGTACGACCCCTCCAAAGACGAACTCATCCCCTGCAAGGAGGCCGGCATTCGCTTCCAGGTGGGCGACATTATCCAGATCATCTCCAAGGACGACCACAACTGGTGGCAGGGCAAACTGGAGAACATGAAAAACAGCACGGCCGGCCTCATCCCGtcaccagagctgcaggagtg gcgAGTGGCGTGCATCGCCATGGAGAAGAccaagcaggagcagcaggccAGTTGTACCTGGTTTggcaaaaagaagaaacagtACAAAGACAAGTATTTGGCAAAGCACAacgcag tGTTCGATCAACTAGATCTGGTCACGTATGAGGAGGTGGTGAAGCTTCCTGCCTTCAAGAGGAAAACCCTCGTTTTGTTAG GGGCTCATGGCGTCGGCAGGAGACACATCAAGAACACGCTCATCACCAAACACCCCGACAGATTCGCTTACCCCATCCCAC ACACGACCAGACCTCCGAAGAAGGACGAGGAGAACGGGAAGAACTACTACTTTGTTTCCCACGATCAGATGATGCAGGACATCAGCAACAACGAGTACCTGGAGTACGGCAGCCACGAGGACGCCATGTACGGGACGCGGCTGGAGACCATACGGAAGATCCACCAACAGGGACACGTAGCCATACTGGACGTGGaacctcag GCCCTGAAGGTCCTGCGAACAGCAGAGTTTGCTCCGTACGTCGTCTTCATTGCTGCACCAACAATTACACCAGGAATCAATGag
- the caska gene encoding peripheral plasma membrane protein CASK isoform X26, translating into MADDDILFEDVYELCEVIGKGPFSVVRRCINRETGQQFAVKIVDVAEFTSSPGLSTEDLKREASICHMLKHPHIVELLETYSSDGMLYMVFEFMDGADLCFEIVKRADAGFVYSEAVASHYMRQILEALRYCHDNNVIHRDVKPHCVLLASKENSAPVKLGGFGVAIQLGESGLVAGGRVGTPHFMAPEVVKREPYGKPVDVWGCGVILFILLSGCLPFYGTKERLFEAICKGKYKMNPRQWIQISESAKDLVRRMLMLDPAERITVYEALNHPWLKERDRYAYKIHLPETVEQLRKFNARRKLKGAVLAAVSSHKFNSFYGDPPEELHDFSSDPTSSGAVSQVLDSLEEIHGLTDCSEKDLDFLHSVFQDQHLHTLLDLYDKINTRSSPQIRNPVSDGVQRAKEVLEEISCYSENHEAKELRRILTQPHFMALLQAHDVVAHEVYSDEALRVTPPPTSPYLNGESPESTNGDMDLENVTRVRLVQFQKNTDEPMGITLKMNDSNHCIVARIMHGGMIHRQGTLHIGDEIREINSISVANQTVEQLQRMLREMRGSITFKIVPSYRTQGSSCEDLPSTIQPKGRQIYVRAQFEYDPSKDELIPCKEAGIRFQVGDIIQIISKDDHNWWQGKLENMKNSTAGLIPSPELQEWRVACIAMEKTKQEQQASCTWFGKKKKQYKDKYLAKHNAVFDQLDLVTYEEVVKLPAFKRKTLVLLGAHGVGRRHIKNTLITKHPDRFAYPIPHTTRPPKKDEENGKNYYFVSHDQMMQDISNNEYLEYGSHEDAMYGTRLETIRKIHQQGHVAILDVEPQALKVLRTAEFAPYVVFIAAPTITPGINEDESLQRLQKESEILQKTYAHYFDQTIINNEIDETIRHLEDAIDVVCTTSQWVPVSWVY; encoded by the exons gGGGCCCTTCAGCGTGGTGCGGAGATGCATCAACAGGGAGACGGGGCAGCAGTTCGCTGTCAAGATCGTGGACGTGGCCGAGTTCACCTCAAGTCCCGGACTCAGCACAGAGG atctgAAGAGGGAGGCGAGTATCTGCCACATGCTGAAACACCCCCACatcgtggagctgctggagacgTACAGCTCCGATGGGATGCTCTACATGGTGTTTGAGTT TATGGACGGAGCAGACCTGTGTTTTGAGATCGTGAAGCGGGCGGATGCTGGTTTCGTGTACAGTGAAGCGGTGGCCAG tcaCTACATGAGACAGATCCTCGAGGCGCTACGCTACTGCCACGACAACAACGTCATCCACCGAGACGTCAAG CCTCACTGCGTGCTGCTGGCGTCCAAAGAGAACTCGGCTCCTGTGAAGCTCGGTGGGTTCGGAGTCGCCATCCAGCTCGGAGAGTCGGGACTGGTGGCTGGAG GTCGAGTCGGCACTCCTCACTTCATGGCCCCGGAGGTGGTGAAGCGGGAGCCTTACGGTAAACCTGTGGACGTGTGGGGCTGTGGcgtcatcctcttcatcctcctgtcAGGGTGTCTTCCATTCTATGGCACCAAGGAGCGTCTGTTCGAAGCCATTTGTAAAGGCAAATACAAG ATGAATCCTCGTCAGTGGATTCAAATCTCAGAGAGCGCCAAGGATCTGGTGAGACGCATGCTGATGCTGGACCCTGCAGAGAGGATCACCGTCTACGAGGCTCTTAACCACCCCTGGCTCAAG GAGAGGGACCGGTACGCCTACAAAATCCACCTGCCAGAGACCGTGGAGCAGCTGAGAAAGTTCAATGCCCGCAGAAAGCTAAAG GGGGCGGTGCTGGCCGCAGTGTCCAGTCACAAGTTTAACTCCTTCTATGGGGACCCTCCAGAGGAACTCCATGATTTCTCCAGTGACCCCACCTCctcag gggCTGTGTCTCAGGTGCTGGACAGTTTAGAGGAGATCCATGGTCTGACCGACTGCAGTGAAAAGGATCTGGATTTCCTTCACAGTGTTTTTCAGGACCAGCATCTTCACACTCTGCTCGAT CTGTACGATAAAATCAACACCAGGTCGTCTCCGCAGATCAGGAACCCTGTGAGTGACGGTGTGCAGAGAGCCAAAGAG GTACTGGAAGAAATCTCCTGCTACTCAGAGAACCACGAAGCTAAAGAACTCAGACGGATACTGACGCAGCCGCACTTCATG GCGCTGCTGCAGGCCCACGACGTGGTGGCCCACGAGGTTTACAGTGACGAGGCTCTGAGGGTGACCCCGCCGCCCACCTCGCCCTACCTGAACGGAGAATCTCCAGAGAGCACCAACGGAGACATGGACCTGGAGAACGTCACAAGAGTCCGTCTGGTCCAGTTCCAGAAGAACACGGACGAGCCAATG GGAATCACGCTGAAGATGAACGACTCCAACCACTGCATCGTCGCCAGGATAATGCACGGGGGGATGATCCACAGACAAG gaacTCTGCACATAGGAGACGAGATCAGGGAGATCAACAGCATCAGTGTGGCCAATCAGACggtggagcagctgcagaggatgCTG agggagatgagaggCAGCATCACCTTTAAAATCGTGCCAAGTTACCGGACGCAGGGATCCTCGTGTGAG GACCTGCCGTCCACCATCCAGCCCAAAGGTCGACAG ATCTACGTGAGGGCCCAGTTTGAGTACGACCCCTCCAAAGACGAACTCATCCCCTGCAAGGAGGCCGGCATTCGCTTCCAGGTGGGCGACATTATCCAGATCATCTCCAAGGACGACCACAACTGGTGGCAGGGCAAACTGGAGAACATGAAAAACAGCACGGCCGGCCTCATCCCGtcaccagagctgcaggagtg gcgAGTGGCGTGCATCGCCATGGAGAAGAccaagcaggagcagcaggccAGTTGTACCTGGTTTggcaaaaagaagaaacagtACAAAGACAAGTATTTGGCAAAGCACAacgcag tGTTCGATCAACTAGATCTGGTCACGTATGAGGAGGTGGTGAAGCTTCCTGCCTTCAAGAGGAAAACCCTCGTTTTGTTAG GGGCTCATGGCGTCGGCAGGAGACACATCAAGAACACGCTCATCACCAAACACCCCGACAGATTCGCTTACCCCATCCCAC ACACGACCAGACCTCCGAAGAAGGACGAGGAGAACGGGAAGAACTACTACTTTGTTTCCCACGATCAGATGATGCAGGACATCAGCAACAACGAGTACCTGGAGTACGGCAGCCACGAGGACGCCATGTACGGGACGCGGCTGGAGACCATACGGAAGATCCACCAACAGGGACACGTAGCCATACTGGACGTGGaacctcag GCCCTGAAGGTCCTGCGAACAGCAGAGTTTGCTCCGTACGTCGTCTTCATTGCTGCACCAACAATTACACCAGGAATCAATGag
- the caska gene encoding peripheral plasma membrane protein CASK isoform X19 yields the protein MADDDILFEDVYELCEVIGKGPFSVVRRCINRETGQQFAVKIVDVAEFTSSPGLSTEDLKREASICHMLKHPHIVELLETYSSDGMLYMVFEFMDGADLCFEIVKRADAGFVYSEAVASHYMRQILEALRYCHDNNVIHRDVKPHCVLLASKENSAPVKLGGFGVAIQLGESGLVAGGRVGTPHFMAPEVVKREPYGKPVDVWGCGVILFILLSGCLPFYGTKERLFEAICKGKYKMNPRQWIQISESAKDLVRRMLMLDPAERITVYEALNHPWLKERDRYAYKIHLPETVEQLRKFNARRKLKGAVLAAVSSHKFNSFYGDPPEELHDFSSDPTSSGAVSQVLDSLEEIHGLTDCSEKDLDFLHSVFQDQHLHTLLDLYDKINTRSSPQIRNPVSDGVQRAKESSSQDEASGALKHLEYVLEEISCYSENHEAKELRRILTQPHFMALLQAHDVVAHEVYSDEALRVTPPPTSPYLNGESPESTNGDMDLENVTRVRLVQFQKNTDEPMGITLKMNDSNHCIVARIMHGGMIHRQGTLHIGDEIREINSISVANQTVEQLQRMLREMRGSITFKIVPSYRTQGSSCEDLPSTIQPKGRQIVSRPPIKDKMSVKIYVRAQFEYDPSKDELIPCKEAGIRFQVGDIIQIISKDDHNWWQGKLENMKNSTAGLIPSPELQEWRVACIAMEKTKQEQQASCTWFGKKKKQYKDKYLAKHNAVFDQLDLVTYEEVVKLPAFKRKTLVLLGAHGVGRRHIKNTLITKHPDRFAYPIPHTTRPPKKDEENGKNYYFVSHDQMMQDISNNEYLEYGSHEDAMYGTRLETIRKIHQQGHVAILDVEPQALKVLRTAEFAPYVVFIAAPTITPGINEDESLQRLQKESEILQKTYAHYFDQTIINNEIDETIRHLEDAIDVVCTTSQWVPVSWVY from the exons gGGGCCCTTCAGCGTGGTGCGGAGATGCATCAACAGGGAGACGGGGCAGCAGTTCGCTGTCAAGATCGTGGACGTGGCCGAGTTCACCTCAAGTCCCGGACTCAGCACAGAGG atctgAAGAGGGAGGCGAGTATCTGCCACATGCTGAAACACCCCCACatcgtggagctgctggagacgTACAGCTCCGATGGGATGCTCTACATGGTGTTTGAGTT TATGGACGGAGCAGACCTGTGTTTTGAGATCGTGAAGCGGGCGGATGCTGGTTTCGTGTACAGTGAAGCGGTGGCCAG tcaCTACATGAGACAGATCCTCGAGGCGCTACGCTACTGCCACGACAACAACGTCATCCACCGAGACGTCAAG CCTCACTGCGTGCTGCTGGCGTCCAAAGAGAACTCGGCTCCTGTGAAGCTCGGTGGGTTCGGAGTCGCCATCCAGCTCGGAGAGTCGGGACTGGTGGCTGGAG GTCGAGTCGGCACTCCTCACTTCATGGCCCCGGAGGTGGTGAAGCGGGAGCCTTACGGTAAACCTGTGGACGTGTGGGGCTGTGGcgtcatcctcttcatcctcctgtcAGGGTGTCTTCCATTCTATGGCACCAAGGAGCGTCTGTTCGAAGCCATTTGTAAAGGCAAATACAAG ATGAATCCTCGTCAGTGGATTCAAATCTCAGAGAGCGCCAAGGATCTGGTGAGACGCATGCTGATGCTGGACCCTGCAGAGAGGATCACCGTCTACGAGGCTCTTAACCACCCCTGGCTCAAG GAGAGGGACCGGTACGCCTACAAAATCCACCTGCCAGAGACCGTGGAGCAGCTGAGAAAGTTCAATGCCCGCAGAAAGCTAAAG GGGGCGGTGCTGGCCGCAGTGTCCAGTCACAAGTTTAACTCCTTCTATGGGGACCCTCCAGAGGAACTCCATGATTTCTCCAGTGACCCCACCTCctcag gggCTGTGTCTCAGGTGCTGGACAGTTTAGAGGAGATCCATGGTCTGACCGACTGCAGTGAAAAGGATCTGGATTTCCTTCACAGTGTTTTTCAGGACCAGCATCTTCACACTCTGCTCGAT CTGTACGATAAAATCAACACCAGGTCGTCTCCGCAGATCAGGAACCCTGTGAGTGACGGTGTGCAGAGAGCCAAAGAG AGTTCATCCCAAGACGAAGCAAGTGGAGCTTTGAAACATCTGGAATAT GTACTGGAAGAAATCTCCTGCTACTCAGAGAACCACGAAGCTAAAGAACTCAGACGGATACTGACGCAGCCGCACTTCATG GCGCTGCTGCAGGCCCACGACGTGGTGGCCCACGAGGTTTACAGTGACGAGGCTCTGAGGGTGACCCCGCCGCCCACCTCGCCCTACCTGAACGGAGAATCTCCAGAGAGCACCAACGGAGACATGGACCTGGAGAACGTCACAAGAGTCCGTCTGGTCCAGTTCCAGAAGAACACGGACGAGCCAATG GGAATCACGCTGAAGATGAACGACTCCAACCACTGCATCGTCGCCAGGATAATGCACGGGGGGATGATCCACAGACAAG gaacTCTGCACATAGGAGACGAGATCAGGGAGATCAACAGCATCAGTGTGGCCAATCAGACggtggagcagctgcagaggatgCTG agggagatgagaggCAGCATCACCTTTAAAATCGTGCCAAGTTACCGGACGCAGGGATCCTCGTGTGAG GACCTGCCGTCCACCATCCAGCCCAAAGGTCGACAG ATTGTGTCCAGACCTCCAATCAAGGACAAAATGTCTGTGAAG ATCTACGTGAGGGCCCAGTTTGAGTACGACCCCTCCAAAGACGAACTCATCCCCTGCAAGGAGGCCGGCATTCGCTTCCAGGTGGGCGACATTATCCAGATCATCTCCAAGGACGACCACAACTGGTGGCAGGGCAAACTGGAGAACATGAAAAACAGCACGGCCGGCCTCATCCCGtcaccagagctgcaggagtg gcgAGTGGCGTGCATCGCCATGGAGAAGAccaagcaggagcagcaggccAGTTGTACCTGGTTTggcaaaaagaagaaacagtACAAAGACAAGTATTTGGCAAAGCACAacgcag tGTTCGATCAACTAGATCTGGTCACGTATGAGGAGGTGGTGAAGCTTCCTGCCTTCAAGAGGAAAACCCTCGTTTTGTTAG GGGCTCATGGCGTCGGCAGGAGACACATCAAGAACACGCTCATCACCAAACACCCCGACAGATTCGCTTACCCCATCCCAC ACACGACCAGACCTCCGAAGAAGGACGAGGAGAACGGGAAGAACTACTACTTTGTTTCCCACGATCAGATGATGCAGGACATCAGCAACAACGAGTACCTGGAGTACGGCAGCCACGAGGACGCCATGTACGGGACGCGGCTGGAGACCATACGGAAGATCCACCAACAGGGACACGTAGCCATACTGGACGTGGaacctcag GCCCTGAAGGTCCTGCGAACAGCAGAGTTTGCTCCGTACGTCGTCTTCATTGCTGCACCAACAATTACACCAGGAATCAATGag
- the caska gene encoding peripheral plasma membrane protein CASK isoform X22, translated as MADDDILFEDVYELCEVIGKGPFSVVRRCINRETGQQFAVKIVDVAEFTSSPGLSTEDLKREASICHMLKHPHIVELLETYSSDGMLYMVFEFMDGADLCFEIVKRADAGFVYSEAVASHYMRQILEALRYCHDNNVIHRDVKPHCVLLASKENSAPVKLGGFGVAIQLGESGLVAGGRVGTPHFMAPEVVKREPYGKPVDVWGCGVILFILLSGCLPFYGTKERLFEAICKGKYKMNPRQWIQISESAKDLVRRMLMLDPAERITVYEALNHPWLKERDRYAYKIHLPETVEQLRKFNARRKLKGAVLAAVSSHKFNSFYGDPPEELHDFSSDPTSSGAVSQVLDSLEEIHGLTDCSEKDLDFLHSVFQDQHLHTLLDLYDKINTRSSPQIRNPVSDGVQRAKEVLEEISCYSENHEAKELRRILTQPHFMALLQAHDVVAHEVYSDEALRVTPPPTSPYLNGESPESTNGDMDLENVTRVRLVQFQKNTDEPMGITLKMNDSNHCIVARIMHGGMIHRQGTLHIGDEIREINSISVANQTVEQLQRMLREMRGSITFKIVPSYRTQGSSCEKDSPTTSRQSPANGHSSVNSSILDLPSTIQPKGRQIYVRAQFEYDPSKDELIPCKEAGIRFQVGDIIQIISKDDHNWWQGKLENMKNSTAGLIPSPELQEWRVACIAMEKTKQEQQASCTWFGKKKKQYKDKYLAKHNAVFDQLDLVTYEEVVKLPAFKRKTLVLLGAHGVGRRHIKNTLITKHPDRFAYPIPHTTRPPKKDEENGKNYYFVSHDQMMQDISNNEYLEYGSHEDAMYGTRLETIRKIHQQGHVAILDVEPQALKVLRTAEFAPYVVFIAAPTITPGINEDESLQRLQKESEILQKTYAHYFDQTIINNEIDETIRHLEDAIDVVCTTSQWVPVSWVY; from the exons gGGGCCCTTCAGCGTGGTGCGGAGATGCATCAACAGGGAGACGGGGCAGCAGTTCGCTGTCAAGATCGTGGACGTGGCCGAGTTCACCTCAAGTCCCGGACTCAGCACAGAGG atctgAAGAGGGAGGCGAGTATCTGCCACATGCTGAAACACCCCCACatcgtggagctgctggagacgTACAGCTCCGATGGGATGCTCTACATGGTGTTTGAGTT TATGGACGGAGCAGACCTGTGTTTTGAGATCGTGAAGCGGGCGGATGCTGGTTTCGTGTACAGTGAAGCGGTGGCCAG tcaCTACATGAGACAGATCCTCGAGGCGCTACGCTACTGCCACGACAACAACGTCATCCACCGAGACGTCAAG CCTCACTGCGTGCTGCTGGCGTCCAAAGAGAACTCGGCTCCTGTGAAGCTCGGTGGGTTCGGAGTCGCCATCCAGCTCGGAGAGTCGGGACTGGTGGCTGGAG GTCGAGTCGGCACTCCTCACTTCATGGCCCCGGAGGTGGTGAAGCGGGAGCCTTACGGTAAACCTGTGGACGTGTGGGGCTGTGGcgtcatcctcttcatcctcctgtcAGGGTGTCTTCCATTCTATGGCACCAAGGAGCGTCTGTTCGAAGCCATTTGTAAAGGCAAATACAAG ATGAATCCTCGTCAGTGGATTCAAATCTCAGAGAGCGCCAAGGATCTGGTGAGACGCATGCTGATGCTGGACCCTGCAGAGAGGATCACCGTCTACGAGGCTCTTAACCACCCCTGGCTCAAG GAGAGGGACCGGTACGCCTACAAAATCCACCTGCCAGAGACCGTGGAGCAGCTGAGAAAGTTCAATGCCCGCAGAAAGCTAAAG GGGGCGGTGCTGGCCGCAGTGTCCAGTCACAAGTTTAACTCCTTCTATGGGGACCCTCCAGAGGAACTCCATGATTTCTCCAGTGACCCCACCTCctcag gggCTGTGTCTCAGGTGCTGGACAGTTTAGAGGAGATCCATGGTCTGACCGACTGCAGTGAAAAGGATCTGGATTTCCTTCACAGTGTTTTTCAGGACCAGCATCTTCACACTCTGCTCGAT CTGTACGATAAAATCAACACCAGGTCGTCTCCGCAGATCAGGAACCCTGTGAGTGACGGTGTGCAGAGAGCCAAAGAG GTACTGGAAGAAATCTCCTGCTACTCAGAGAACCACGAAGCTAAAGAACTCAGACGGATACTGACGCAGCCGCACTTCATG GCGCTGCTGCAGGCCCACGACGTGGTGGCCCACGAGGTTTACAGTGACGAGGCTCTGAGGGTGACCCCGCCGCCCACCTCGCCCTACCTGAACGGAGAATCTCCAGAGAGCACCAACGGAGACATGGACCTGGAGAACGTCACAAGAGTCCGTCTGGTCCAGTTCCAGAAGAACACGGACGAGCCAATG GGAATCACGCTGAAGATGAACGACTCCAACCACTGCATCGTCGCCAGGATAATGCACGGGGGGATGATCCACAGACAAG gaacTCTGCACATAGGAGACGAGATCAGGGAGATCAACAGCATCAGTGTGGCCAATCAGACggtggagcagctgcagaggatgCTG agggagatgagaggCAGCATCACCTTTAAAATCGTGCCAAGTTACCGGACGCAGGGATCCTCGTGTGAG AAAGACTCCCCCACCACCTCCAGGCAGTCCCCTGCCAATGGCCACTCCAGCGTTAACAGTTCTATCTTG GACCTGCCGTCCACCATCCAGCCCAAAGGTCGACAG ATCTACGTGAGGGCCCAGTTTGAGTACGACCCCTCCAAAGACGAACTCATCCCCTGCAAGGAGGCCGGCATTCGCTTCCAGGTGGGCGACATTATCCAGATCATCTCCAAGGACGACCACAACTGGTGGCAGGGCAAACTGGAGAACATGAAAAACAGCACGGCCGGCCTCATCCCGtcaccagagctgcaggagtg gcgAGTGGCGTGCATCGCCATGGAGAAGAccaagcaggagcagcaggccAGTTGTACCTGGTTTggcaaaaagaagaaacagtACAAAGACAAGTATTTGGCAAAGCACAacgcag tGTTCGATCAACTAGATCTGGTCACGTATGAGGAGGTGGTGAAGCTTCCTGCCTTCAAGAGGAAAACCCTCGTTTTGTTAG GGGCTCATGGCGTCGGCAGGAGACACATCAAGAACACGCTCATCACCAAACACCCCGACAGATTCGCTTACCCCATCCCAC ACACGACCAGACCTCCGAAGAAGGACGAGGAGAACGGGAAGAACTACTACTTTGTTTCCCACGATCAGATGATGCAGGACATCAGCAACAACGAGTACCTGGAGTACGGCAGCCACGAGGACGCCATGTACGGGACGCGGCTGGAGACCATACGGAAGATCCACCAACAGGGACACGTAGCCATACTGGACGTGGaacctcag GCCCTGAAGGTCCTGCGAACAGCAGAGTTTGCTCCGTACGTCGTCTTCATTGCTGCACCAACAATTACACCAGGAATCAATGag